In a genomic window of Zingiber officinale cultivar Zhangliang chromosome 9B, Zo_v1.1, whole genome shotgun sequence:
- the LOC122023689 gene encoding 50S ribosomal protein L25-like has product MARWRRAGAGFLQAASTPLWQGDATHEYHLTVQAVLREYTGSRYAAKQRAAGRIPAAVLTRRHGSDDISNTQLLTTDENQIREILDRSPFFCSTPIKLQVRARPDSTVVLRSGTVLPIQVHKSQETGQIMNLMFEWADEGSVLKVDVPVIYKGEDACPGLKKGGYLHKIIVSLPYLCPSEHIPQKIEVNLTHLDIGDVVLVRDIAVHPSLKLLSEINDKAICKIIATKPDE; this is encoded by the exons ATGGCGCGGTGGCGGAGAGCCGGAGCAGGGTTTCTCCAGGCGGCGTCAACGCCGCTGTGGCAGGGGGATGCTACCCACGAATACCACCTAACGGTCCAGGCCGTCCTGAGGGAGTATACCGGGAGCCGTTACGCCGCCAAGCAGCGAGCCGCCGGCCGGATTCCCGCGGCGGTCCTCACCCGGCGCCACGGCAGTGACGACATCTCTAACACTCAGCTCCTCACCACCGACGAAAATCAAATCCGTGAGATTCTCGATCGGTCACCCTTCTTTTGCTCCACTCCCATCAAGCTCCAAGTCCGCGCCAGACCTGACTCCACCGTTGTCCTTCGATCCGGCACTGTTCTACCTATCCAG GTCCATAAGAGCCAGGAGACGGGGCAAATAATGAACTTGATGTTTGAATGGGCGGATGAAGGCTCGGTGTTGAAGGTTGACGTGCCTGTTATCTACAAGGGAGAGGATGCCTGCCCTGGATTGAAAAAAG GTGGTTATCTTCATAAGATAATAGTCAGCCTACCGTACCTCTGTCCTTCGGAACACATTCCTCAAAAAATCGAGGTGAACCTAACACATCTGGACATTGGAGATGTAGTTCTAGTGCGCGACATTGCAGTCCATCCTTCGCTGAAGCTGCTGAGTGAAATCAACGACAAGGCAATATGTAAGATCATAGCAACGAAACCGGATGAGTGA
- the LOC122023688 gene encoding transcription factor bHLH139-like, protein MEGSLEEGYEIMAHFMEQGFDDPSFKVPVWSSATADSSSSYCYYYPSEVENFDSYGGFCTPHFGHGDGFYLNESDVIPQNSEPAICVTAIGDLARFSEDASRDDIGQPVPPPQDPAVCVTAIGDLAHFSEDASSDDIGQPVPPQDPILQIKRKRRDSKDDVSSKTSRKAEVSWNAEKSAPLKKGQKRTWTCDKEDNNVNKTCSYSSEVVDGRQVAEQAPSTNPQSLYAKKRRERINTRLKILQNLVPNGTKVDISTMLEEAVHYVKFLQLQIKLLSSDELWMYAPIAYNGVNIGLDLKTIPQLEEK, encoded by the exons ATGGAAGGCTCATTGGAAGAGGGCTATGAAATAATGGCACACTTCATGGAGCAAGGTTTCGATGATCCAAGCTTTAAGGTCCCAGTTTGGTCTTCTGCTACTGCTGATTCATCTTCTTCTTATTGCTATTATTACCCATCAGAAGTCGAAAACTTTGATTCTTATGGAGGATTCTGTACTCCACATTTTGGGCATGGTGATGGTTTTTATCTGAATGAATCAGATGTAATTCCACAAAATTCAGAGCCAGCAATTTGTGTCACTGCAATTGGAGATTTGGCTCGTTTCAGTGAGGATGCAAGCAGAGACGACATTGGACAGCCTGTTCCTCCTCCTCAGGATCCAGCAGTTTGTGTCACTGCAATTGGAGATTTGGCTCATTTCAGTGAGGATGCAAGCAGCGACGACATTGGACAGCCTGTTCCTCCTCAGGATCCAATTCTGCAGATTAAGAGAAAGCGTAGAGATTCAAAAGACGATGTCTCCTCCAAAACCTCAAGGAAGGCTGAGGTTTCATGGAAT GCTGAAAAGAGTGCACCTTTGAAGAAAGGCCAGAAGAGGACTTGGACTTGTGACAAAGAAGACAACAATGTGAACAAGACCTGCAGCTACAGCTCTGAAGTTGTCGATGGAAGACAGGTAGCAGAACAAGCACCATCAACTAATCCACAAAGTCTATATGCGAAG AAAAGAAGGGAAAGAATCAACACGAGACTGAAAATTTTGCAGAATCTGGTTCCTAACGGAACTAAA GTTGACATAAGCACAATGCTGGAGGAAGCTGTCCACTATGTAAAGTTCTTGCAGTTACAAATAAAG CTCTTGAGCTCGGATGAACTATGGATGTATGCTCCAATCGCTTACAATGGAGTCAACATAGGACTTGACCTAAAGACCATTCCACAACTGGAAGAGAAGTAG